The region GGAACATTACCTGCTTTATCACCCATATACAATCTATTTTTTGTAGTATTATTTACTGTAAAAGCAGATTGAGATATTCTAAATCTTGTATCATCTGAGATTTGATTATCATAAGCTAGTTTTGCATAATATGAATATGCACCTTTACCATTTCCTGCTGTAACATCATCTGGGTTAACCTCACCATTTGATACCCCAGCTACAAAAAGTGTGTTTATAGAAGGCATTCTATATGTTAACTCAATAAATCCAGCTTGCATATATCCTTCTACACCCATATTGTTAATAAAAGGATTTCTCATTACATCTGCATTATCTGTTCTTCTAAAGTGATAATCACCATAGTTTAAATCATTTACCCCAACTTTGATAGTTGATTTGTCCATAAAACCTTTTGCAAAATCTTTAGATATCCAATCAAGATTATCCATTGTTGCATATCCACCTTTTACATACGTTTCGTGGTGGTGGTGAGAAGATAACATAGTTTCAAGTTTTACATTAAAACCACTCATAATTTTTGCATTTAAATCTAAGTTTGCAGTTGGTAATGCAAGTCCACTTTTAATATCAGATCCATAATTTTGATCTAATCCTTGATATGTAAAAGTTAAATCTACATCCCAATCTACTTCAACTCCATTAAATTCAGAAGTATCTTTAGGTGGTTCAAACTGATGTTGAATTCTATCTGCATTTGCTAGTGATGAACACACTGCAACAGATAAAATAATTTTTGCGAAAGTTTTCATTTCATATCCTTTAATTAATATTGACTTAATTTTAACAACTAATAAAAAAAATTAAAATGGATTTTTTGTAGTTTAGATTGGACTTTTTGACATTTTTTGAATGATTATTCAATTATTTATCATTTATTACTAAAAAACTCTAATAATAAATTTTAAATTTACCTAATTTTAGGCTTTTAAAAACTCAACATATGATATCGACTATCATTTATATTATGTAATTTTTATGTAATAAATTGAAATTTTTAAATATTAATATTGATTAAATTATTTAAGTATAACTAACATATTGTACTTTTATACTTATATATATAATAAGATTTTTGTAATTTACTCTTATTATTTAATTACTTTACAAATTAATTTTTTTTAGATTTAATAAAAAAATAATTTTTTTAGATTTAAAAATTACTAATATATATAATAAGTAGAGAGTTAGAAAATAAGATTATAAAGAAAAAGAAATTTAAAAAGAAATTAGGCACATCTGTAAGCTGGGTTATGTATTTGACAATAATTTATCTAGCTGTTAAATTACTTTAACAATCCTGCGAAGAACAAGTATGTGAAGTTTATTACCACGCTCTTCTTGCTGCTGGTTGGGTTTACATAGCCATTAAGATTGCTCAAAATGCTGGTAGGCTCTTACTCTACCGTTTCACCCTTACCAAAATTATCTACTTAAATAGTCTTTAACTATCTAAATAGATAATTTTGGCGGTCTACTCTCTGTTGCACTGTCCCTTAGATTACTCTAGCCATCCGTTAGATGGAACCATACTTCACTGCAGCCCAGACTTTCCTCTTGTAAAACAAGCTATTGTCTGATGTACCTAAAAGCGTATTATATTGAAAATAAACTAAAAATTACTTTTCAATCACATCATAATAGTCAGGAGCGGTAAAAATAAATATAGAATCATCTATATCTATATTTTCTACATTGTTATGAAACTCAATTAAAACTTTATTTGATAATTCATCTTTAAAAAATATTTGTTTAACACTATTATCTATTACCTCTATATAATATATATTGTCATAAAGTTGAGCTTCATAAAGATTTTCTCTTAATTTTTTTGCATCTTTAATAAGTTGTAAGATATCAATACTTTTTTCTAATGATGTAAAAATAGCTTGTTCAAGTTCTGGTTCATCAATAATTACATTTTGACCTATAATATAAACATCTTTTTTTATTGGTTCAATATATTTCCATAAAACTTTTCCAGAATTCTTTACAAATATTTTCCCTTTGTAAATAATTTCTTTTCCTGATTCATTAGTTATTGTTTGTACAAAATCTGCTTTAAAAGTTTTTATTTTCTCAAAATCAATATTTGCCCAAGCTGGTATCAAAAGTAGTACACAAAAAAGAAACATACGATAAAACATTCTTTAACCTTATTTTTTATATAATCTTGCGATTATAACTAATACCAAATTAAAGTAAATCAATAGTGAATCATTTGGTATAAAAGGAATTTGTTTTATGGTTAATATATTTTCAAAAATTTTTGGTACATCTAATGATAGAGAAGTAAAGAAATATAGAAAAAAAGCTGAACAGATAACAGCTTTAGAAAAAAATTATGAATCACTAAGTGATGAAGAGCTACAAGATGTTTTTAGTAAGCTAAAAGATGAAGTACAAAATGGTGAAAAACAATTAAACGATGTATTATTTGATTCTTTTGCAATTACTAGAGAAGCTAGTAAAAGAGTCTTAAATATGAGACATTATGATGTTCAATTAATTGGTGGTATGGTTTTAAATGAAGGTAGAATAGCAGAGATGAAAACTGGGGAAGGTAAAACTCTAGTTGCCACTCTTCCTGTTGTACTAAATGCTATGTCTGGAAAAGGTGTTCATGTTGTTACTGTAAATGATTACTTAGCAAAAAGAGATGCTACTGAATTAGAGCCTTTATATAATTTCCTTGGATTTACAGTTGGTGCAATTGTTGGTGAAATTAGAGATGATGGTTTAAGAAGAGAGCAATATGCAGCTGATATCACATATGGAACTAACAATGAATTTGGTTTTGATTATCTAAGAGACAATATGGGATACGATTTATCAGAAAAAGTTCAAAGAGAACATTTCTTTGTTATTGTTGATGAAGTTGACTCAATTTTAATTGATGAAGCAAGAACACCACTAATCATATCTGGACCAACAAACCATAAAAGTGCAAACTATGTAAGAGCAAATGAAATTGCTATGTCTTTGGAAAAAGGTGAATTAATTCAGCCAAAATCTGCCGATGAAAAACCTTATTCAACTGGAGATTTTACAGTTGATGAAAAAAATAGAGCTGTATTAATCACAGAAAAAGGTATAGAAAAAGCTGAACAATTATTTGAAGTTGATAACCTTTATTCTTTAGAAAATGCTATTCTTTCTCACCATTTAGACCAAGCTTTAAAAGCAAACTATATTTTTGAAAAAGATGTAGATTATGTTGTAAAAGACAATGAAGTAATTATTGTAGATGAATTCACAGGTAGACTTAGTGAAGGTAGAAGATTTAGTGAAGGACTACATCAAGCTTTAGAAGCTAAAGAGGGTGTAACTATCCAAGATGAATCACAAACTTTAGCAGATATTACATTCCAAAACTATTTTAGAATGTATGATAAACTTGCTGGTATGACAGGTACAGCTCAAACTGAAGCTACAGAATTTGCAGAAATCTATAACTTAGATGTTGTTTCTATACCAACTAATGTACCAGTACAAAGAATAGATAGAAATGACTTGATTTTTAAAAGTGAAAGAGAAAAATTCGACGCTGTAAGTAAAAAAATCAAAGAATACCATGAAAAAGGTCAGCCTGTACTTGTAGGTACTGCCTCAATTGAAAAATCGGAACACTTAAATAAATTATTAACCAAATTAAAAGTTCCTCATACAGTTTTAAATGCAAAACAACATGAAAAAGAGGGAAAAATAATCTCTGATGCAGGTCAAAAAGGTGCAGTTACAATTGCTACAAATATGGCGGGTCGTGGTGTTGATATTAAACTTACAAAAGAAACACTTGAACTTGGTGGTTTGGCAATTATCGGTACAGAAAGACACGAATCAAGAAGAATTGATAATCAGCTAAGGGGAAGATCAGGTAGACAAGGTGATATTGGTGAATCTCAATTTTATTTATCATTAGAAGATAATCTATTAAGAATTTTTGGAAGTGATAAAATAAAAGGTATCATGGAGAGAATTGGTATTGAAGAGGGTGAACATATTGAATCTAAAATGGTAACTAGAGCAGTAGAAAATGCTCAGAAAAAAGTAGAAACAATGCACTTCGAAAGTAGAAAACACCTTCTTGAATATGATGATGTTGCAAATCAACAAAGAAAAGTAATCTACAACTTTAGAAATGATTTATTAAATCCAGAATATGACATCACATCTAAATTAGATGAACATAGATATGACTATATTGCAAATTTACTTGCAGATGCAGAGATTATTGATGGTATGCCTTCAGAAGATTACAATTATGAATATATCATTACAAAATTCAAAGAAGAGCTTAATTTAATTGTTGAATTAGATGATATTAAAACTGATACATTCCATGAATTAGAAGAGAAACTTGTTTCAATTATTAAAGATGTGTATGAACAAAAAATGAGTATTGCTGCACCTGAGCAAAAAAGTGAAATAGAAAGAGTATTATATTTACAAATCCTTGATAATGCTTGGAGAGAGCACTTATATGCAATGGATACACTTAAAACAGGTATTGGTCTTAGAGGATATAACCAAAAAGATCCATTAGTAGAATATAAAAAAGAATCATACAATATGTTTGTTGAGCTTGTAAGTACAATAAAACTAGAAATCATCAAAGTTTTATTTACTGTTCAACTTCAAAGTAAAGAAGATGCCCAAAAAGAACAAGAAGCTTTAGAAAGAATGAAAGAAAAAATGGAAGAGGCAACTGAAAATTTAGTTACAAATTTTGAACAAGAAAAAATTGCACAAGATGATAAAAAAATAGCTAGAAATGAGCCTTGCCCTTGTGGATCAGGAAAAAAATATAAACAATGTTGTGGAAAAAGTGGACCTAAAAGAGGTTTAGCAGCAGGAAACTAATTTGAATAAAAAATTAGTAAACTTTATTGTCAAAAAATACTTAAGATTTGACAAAAAAAATCCTTTTATATCAATAAGTGCCATTTTGGCATTTCTTGGTGTAGCAATTGGTGTGATGGTATTAATTATATCAATGGCTATTATGAATGGTACAGCAAAAGAGTTTGAAAGTAAACTTTTTACAATGAACTATCCCTTATCAATATATCCAAAATTTCAAAATAGTGTTGATAAAAAACTACTTCAAAATTTAAGAAATGATTTCCCAAATTTAAAATTTTCACCCTATTTAAGTTCACAAGTGATTCTACAAAGTGGTGAGAATATGAATGGTGGAATTATTTTTGGTGTAAATGCTGAAGATGAATCAAAAATAAACTCTATTTATAAAAAAGCTGCACAAAACCAAAAATTAAATAAATATGACATCATAATAGGTAAAGGGATAGAAGAGAATCTTTATGTTCAACAAGGGGATAAAGTTACATTATATTTTACCTCTTTAAATCCAACTGGTTTATCTATGCTTCCTAAAATGAAGAGATTTACTTTTAAAAACTCATTTGAATCTGGATTACACGCTTATGATAAAGCATATGTTTATACCTCTATAGAAGCTTTACAAACTTTATTACGTAAAGATAAAAATACCTTTGATGGTATACATGTTTATTCTGAAAATGCCATGAATGATATAAAAAAATTAGATGATTATTTATTATCTTACGGAGTTGGAATTGTTGGTTGGTGGCAACAAAATGGAAACTTCTTTGCAGCTATGGAGATGGAAAAAAGAGCCCTGTTTATTGTATTAATGCTTATTATACTTGTTGCTTCTTTAAACATCATCTCTTCTCTTCTTATGACAGTTATGAGTAGAAGAAAAGAGATTGCCCTACTTTTATCAATGGGGGCGACAACAAAAGAGATTAAATCTATTTTCTTAAAACTTGGTACAATTATTGGTTTTTCAGGTATCTTAAGTGGTATAATTCTTGGTTTTATAGGGATGTGGTTATTAGATACCTTTGAGATAATTTCACTACCTGCTGATGTTTATGGTACATCAAAATTACCATTAGACCTATCAACTCTTGATTTTGTATCAATTGTTATAGGTGCTATTATTATTGTTTTTCTTTCTTCTTATTATCCAGCAAAAAAAGCAACAAATATTGATGTGATAGATGTATTAAGAAACGAATAACTATTTCTCTTTTTTATCTTCACCATTTCCAATAGATTTGATTAAATCTATTGGAGTATTAATAAGTCTTTTCATAAAATTAACTGGTGCATTTACACTCTCATTTACCAGATTTGTTTTATATTTTGGTTCATCTAAAGTACCAGATATAACAACTTCTGTATCAACCCTTTTTTCTTCCCCTAAAAGAACATAATTTACAACAGGTATATAACCTACTAATTTTGAATAATCTTTAAAAAATATAAGTTTTAGTTTTGCGTCTACAGTAGAAGTTAGAAAATCAATTACCATATTACCTTCAAAATCAATACCATTTCCTTTTGTATTTATATGATCCATATTTAAATATTTATTCTTGAAATCATAAGTAAAATCAACCCTACCCTCTACAATTCTATAACCATTTAAGTTAAATCCACCATTTGTTGCCATTCCAACTACTGAAGGGATTGCTAAAAAGGGATTAATAATTGCAGGAGAAGTATTTATTAAAATAATTAGATTATTTAAAATTGCTAAATCAACAATCTTTGTTCCTTTTAAATTAGCATAACCTGTTACCTTATCATTTTTTCCACTTGCAGTTAAATTAACATTACCATCTTCTATTAACTTTTTCCCTAATAATGCATTTAAAAAAGAATCATTCATATTTTGTGCATCAAAATGTATATTACCATCAACATCTTTTTTATAATAAAACCTCGTCATTTGATGTTTAAGTTCTATTTCAGAACTATCATTTTGAAACTTAAAATTATAAGAATTTGCTTTAGCTATATGTTCTTTATTTATTATTATATTTGAATCTATACCTTTTATATCATAAGAGATTGTACTTTCACTCTCTGAATTTTCATCAGTATTATAAATAACATCATAAGAAGAAACATTCATTTTAATTTTTTCATCTTCTAAATT is a window of Halarcobacter sp. DNA encoding:
- the lolA gene encoding LolA-like outer membrane lipoprotein chaperone — protein: MFYRMFLFCVLLLIPAWANIDFEKIKTFKADFVQTITNESGKEIIYKGKIFVKNSGKVLWKYIEPIKKDVYIIGQNVIIDEPELEQAIFTSLEKSIDILQLIKDAKKLRENLYEAQLYDNIYYIEVIDNSVKQIFFKDELSNKVLIEFHNNVENIDIDDSIFIFTAPDYYDVIEK
- the secA gene encoding preprotein translocase subunit SecA is translated as MVNIFSKIFGTSNDREVKKYRKKAEQITALEKNYESLSDEELQDVFSKLKDEVQNGEKQLNDVLFDSFAITREASKRVLNMRHYDVQLIGGMVLNEGRIAEMKTGEGKTLVATLPVVLNAMSGKGVHVVTVNDYLAKRDATELEPLYNFLGFTVGAIVGEIRDDGLRREQYAADITYGTNNEFGFDYLRDNMGYDLSEKVQREHFFVIVDEVDSILIDEARTPLIISGPTNHKSANYVRANEIAMSLEKGELIQPKSADEKPYSTGDFTVDEKNRAVLITEKGIEKAEQLFEVDNLYSLENAILSHHLDQALKANYIFEKDVDYVVKDNEVIIVDEFTGRLSEGRRFSEGLHQALEAKEGVTIQDESQTLADITFQNYFRMYDKLAGMTGTAQTEATEFAEIYNLDVVSIPTNVPVQRIDRNDLIFKSEREKFDAVSKKIKEYHEKGQPVLVGTASIEKSEHLNKLLTKLKVPHTVLNAKQHEKEGKIISDAGQKGAVTIATNMAGRGVDIKLTKETLELGGLAIIGTERHESRRIDNQLRGRSGRQGDIGESQFYLSLEDNLLRIFGSDKIKGIMERIGIEEGEHIESKMVTRAVENAQKKVETMHFESRKHLLEYDDVANQQRKVIYNFRNDLLNPEYDITSKLDEHRYDYIANLLADAEIIDGMPSEDYNYEYIITKFKEELNLIVELDDIKTDTFHELEEKLVSIIKDVYEQKMSIAAPEQKSEIERVLYLQILDNAWREHLYAMDTLKTGIGLRGYNQKDPLVEYKKESYNMFVELVSTIKLEIIKVLFTVQLQSKEDAQKEQEALERMKEKMEEATENLVTNFEQEKIAQDDKKIARNEPCPCGSGKKYKQCCGKSGPKRGLAAGN
- a CDS encoding ABC transporter permease; amino-acid sequence: MNKKLVNFIVKKYLRFDKKNPFISISAILAFLGVAIGVMVLIISMAIMNGTAKEFESKLFTMNYPLSIYPKFQNSVDKKLLQNLRNDFPNLKFSPYLSSQVILQSGENMNGGIIFGVNAEDESKINSIYKKAAQNQKLNKYDIIIGKGIEENLYVQQGDKVTLYFTSLNPTGLSMLPKMKRFTFKNSFESGLHAYDKAYVYTSIEALQTLLRKDKNTFDGIHVYSENAMNDIKKLDDYLLSYGVGIVGWWQQNGNFFAAMEMEKRALFIVLMLIILVASLNIISSLLMTVMSRRKEIALLLSMGATTKEIKSIFLKLGTIIGFSGILSGIILGFIGMWLLDTFEIISLPADVYGTSKLPLDLSTLDFVSIVIGAIIIVFLSSYYPAKKATNIDVIDVLRNE